Proteins co-encoded in one Puntigrus tetrazona isolate hp1 chromosome 20, ASM1883169v1, whole genome shotgun sequence genomic window:
- the rasl11b gene encoding ras-like protein family member 11B, with product MRLIQNMSTIAEYPSAECPSSRVIKIAVIGGSGVGKTALVVRFLTKRFIGDYERNVGNLYNREVQIEGEQVAIQVQDTPGVLEVNANGLSCTDQVSRSIQWADAVVMVYSVTDCRSFDLIGQLHQLVTRTHTDRPIILVANKADLLHVRHVDAQEGPLLASALGCSFYEVSASEDYSQVHGAFHRLCVDLAKQQPQVPVNAASSGTEKKRSPLIPRPKSPNMQDLKRRFKQVLSAKVRTVTSV from the exons ATGCGTCTGATCCAGAACATGTCCACCATTGCGGAGTACCCCAGCGCCGAGTGCCCGTCCAGCCGGGTCATTAAAATCGCAGTCATCGGCGGCAGTGGAGTGGGCAAAACCG CGTTGGTGGTTCGTTTCCTCACTAAGCGGTTTATTGGTGACTACGAGAGAAACGTCG GCAACCTGTACAACAGAGAAGTGCAGATAGAGGGAGAACAAGTGGCCATTCAAGTTCAAGACACACCTGGAGTTCTTGAA gtGAACGCTAATGGATTGAGCTGCACTGACCAGGTATCTCGCTCCATTCAGTGGGCAGATGCTGTAGTTATGGTCTATTCTGTTACCGACTGCCGAAGCTTTGATCTCATTGGCCAGCTGCACCAGCTGGTTACCCGCACCCATACGGATAGGCCAATCATCCTGGTGGCTAATAAAGCCGATCTCCTCCACGTAAGGCATGTAGATGCTCAAGAAGGTCCCCTGTTGGCTTCAGCGCTGGGCTGCTCCTTCTACGAGGTGTCCGCCAGCGAGGACTACAGCCAGGTCCACGGTGCCTTCCACAGACTGTGCGTAGATCTGGCCAAGCAGCAGCCTCAGGTCCCCGTCAACGCAGCTTCATCTGGAACAGAGAAGAAAAGATCTCCCCTCATCCCCCGGCCCAAATCCCCCAACATGCAGGACCTGAAGAGGCGCTTCAAGCAGGTGCTGTCCGCCAAGGTTCGGACCGTCACTTCAGTGTGA